In Planctomycetia bacterium, the genomic window GGTGCGGAGTGCCCCTCAAGATCGACGTCGATAACGAATCGATCCCTGGCACCGAGCCAGCGCAGGCGATGCTGACGCGCGAATATCGCAAACCGTTTGTGGTGCCGGCCGCAGGGCAAGTGTAACGCGTGTTGCCCGCCCCCTAGTCTGTTCCATCGGCGTCGGAGACGCCTCCCACAGTCGAAGCAGTAGAAGGAATCTTTCCGCTTGACGCTTGAAGATCACATCCGCAGCATCCCGGACTTTCCGAAGCCTGGGATCATGTTTCGCGATATCACTCCGTTGTTGGCCTCCGCTGAGGCGTTGCGAGAGTCGATCCGCCGTTTGGCGCAGCATTACCGCGAGTCGAAGATCGACGTCGTCGCCGCGGCCGAAGCGCGGGGATTCATCTTCGCCGCGCCGCTGGCGATCGAACTCGGCGTCGGCTTCGTGCCGATTCGTAAGCCAGGCAAGCTGCCTTTCGAAACGCACGCCTTCCACTACGAACTGGAGTATGGCCGCGACACGCTGGAAATCCACATCGACGGCGTCTCCCCTGGACAGCGCGTTTTGTTGGTAGACGATCTGCTCGCCACCGGTGGCACCATCGAAGCGTGTTGCAATCTGATCGAGCAAGCCAAGGCCATTGTGGCTGGCTGCGCGTTCGTGATCGAGCTTGGCGACCTCGGTGGCGCAGCAAGGCTAAAACGCTACGAGCTATTCAGCCTGATCAAGTATTGACCGGTAACGGTTGCCACGGTCCTACGACGTCGGCAACTCAAAGCCTTTGCGGCGCGGGCGATCCAACAGCGCGTTCGCTTCGTCGTCGCCGTCGAATTGCTCTTTCGCGGCGTCCCAACGCAGCGGGCGACCAATCGCGCGGGTGATATTCGCCAAGTGGCACACCGAGACCGAACGGTGGCCGATTTCCACGTCCGCCACCGGCACTTCGCGCGAGCGGATGCAATCGAGCCAGTTCTGCATGTGCCACTTCGCTTGCCAGAGCGCGAGTGAGTCGCTCCACTTGCGCTCTTCCTCGACCACGTCGAGCTTCGCTTCCAGTTCCTTGGCGATTTCCGGCGGGTTCGACGCAAACTTATTGCGATTGATTTCGAGCTTGCCCTTTTCGCAGATAAACACCGCGCCCCCCATCGGGCCGTGTCCGGGCTCGATCACGAAGTTCACGTCGACGCCGTTCGGGTAGCGCATCGAAACTTGCCCGTTCGGGCCTGCGGAAAGCGGACGCAATTCCGCGGGGCCGGTGTCGTCCATGCCGAGCGCCCATTGGATCTGGTCGACGCCGTGCGCGCCCCAGTTGGTCATCTCGCCGCCGGCGAAGTCGCGCCAGCGCATCCAGCCCATCCAATCCTGGTTAAACGGTCGCTCCGCGGCCTGGTTGAGCCACATGTTCCAGTCGAGCCCTTCCGGCGCTGGCGATTCTGGCAATCCGCCCGCTGGCGAGGCCTCGGCGCCACCGTAGTTGATCGCGCGGACTTCCAAGACCTTGCCCAACCCGCCGCTGCGCACCAATTCGCAGGCGACGCGATTCATTTCCATCGACCGCTGCTGCGAGCCGACTTGCAGCACGCGTTTGTGCAGGCGCACCGCGTCCACCAGCGCACGGCCTTCCTTGATATACAACGTGAGCGGCTTCTCCGCGTACACGTCCTTGCCGGCCTGGCAGGCTTTGATGCACGGCAACACGCGTTGGAATTCGCCGGTGGCGACGATCACCGCGTCGATGTCCTGGCGATCGAGGATTTTTCGGTAGTCCTGATAGACCGGCCAGTCTCCCTGCTGCTTTGCCTTGAACGCCTCGGCCCGCGGCACATTGCAGTCGCTCAGCGCCACGATCCGCGCCGATTCCGGCAACTGCTCCAACAGCAAGCTCGCCCGGCCGCCGACGCCGATGGCGCCGACGGTGATTTGGTCATTGACGCTGGCAAACGCCCGCGCGGCGCGCGGCGAACGCAGCGCCGCAGCCCCCAACGCTCCCACCGCGAAGGTCTTGGCTGTCGTCCCGAGGAATTGACGGCGCGTGGAAGAACCAGTCGTGTCGCTTGGATAAGTAGGCATGGCGTTAGGCGTACCTAGGAATGGATGGGCGAGTGGTCACGAAGTCTCTGTCAGGTTGGACAGTATAACACGCCCATTGCTTGGCGCGTAAACCATCCGGCCCAGGTCCAGTAACGGCCGCTGCGATGGTTGCCATTCCCGCCACGGCTCGCGATACTAGGGGTCATCGCGTTCACGTCCCCACGCTCGTTGCACACGAGGAGCCGTTCCATGTCCCGGTCCACGCGTCGGCAGTTCTTGGAAGAATCGATGTTGGCCGCCGCCGCGCTGGCCGCCGCTGGCCTGACCCCGATTCCTTTGCGAGCGCAAGATAACTCCAAGAGCGCGAACGACGTGATTCGCCACGCCGTGATTGGTCTCCGCAATCGCGGGCGCGATCACCTCGACGAATTCATGAACATCCCAGGCGTGGAGATCGCCTACATCTGCGATCCGGACGCGGAGATCCTCGCCAAGAGCAAACAACGCGTCATCGACAAGCAGGGCCGCGCGCCGGAGGCCGTGGCCGACATGCGCAAGGTGTTCGACGACAAGACCGTCCATACAGTCTCTATCGCGACGCCCAACCACTGGCACGCGCTCGCGACGATCTGGGCGATCCAGTCCGGCAAGCATGTCTATTGCGAAAAGCCGGTCTGCCACAACGTGGTCGAAGGCCGCCGCATGGTCGAAGCCGCGCGGCATCATCAACGCCTCTGCCAGGCCGGCACCCAACGCCGTTCCAGTGGCGATCTCCGCGCCGCGGCCGAATACCTCCAAGCCGGCAAACTCGGCAAGATCAAGCTCGCGCGGAGCATCGTCTACCGCGAGCGCGAGACGATCGGCAAGCCCGGCGCGTATCAACCGCCTAAGCAAGTCGATTACAACCTCTGGCTCGGCCCCGCGCAAGACGAGCCGCTCACGCGCCCGAACCTGCACTACGATTGGCACTGGTACTGGAACACCGGCAACGGCGAAATCGCCAACAACAACATTCACCAGGTCGACGCCTGCCGCATCTTAACGGGTGGCGCCGGCGGGCTAGGCAACTCGGTGCTCAGCATTGGCGGGCGCTTCGGATTCGGCGACGCCGGAGAAACCCCCAACACCCAGATCACGGTGCATGGCTTCGACGATTTCGCCATCGTGCAGGAAACGCGCAACCTGAAGACTGCGACGTACCGGCCCGATCTCGACGAGGGCTGGATCGTCGAATGCGAGCATGGATTCGTCGCTGGCACGTCGGCCTTTGACCTCGACGGCAAGTTGATCGAGACGTTCCAAAGGGAAGGCGAAAACCACTTCGCCAACTTCATCCGCGCCGTCCGCAGCGGCAAGCAAGAAGATCTCAACGGCGACATCCTGGAAGGTCATCAATCGACTTCGCTCTGCCACGTCGCCAACATCTCTCACCGCCTGGGCCAAACCGCCACGCCGGAAGAGATTCGCGCGCGGTTGGAGTCGGAAAATGCCCGGCCGGAATTCGTCGATGCCTACTCCAGAATGGAGCAGCACCTCCACGACCACGGCGTCGACCTCGCCAAGACGCCGCTGTCGTTAGGCGCCCGGCTCGTCTTGAAAGGCGAGTCGTTCGTCGACAACTCCCATGCCGACGCCCTGCTGACCCGCGAATACCGCGGCGAATTCACGCTGCCGAAGATTGGCTAGCGTGCTGGCGGGGCAGACCTTGGACGCGCCCCGGAGGGCACTTAATGTTCATCAGACGACTCGGTTCCCTCGCCGCGATCCTCATGGTCGCCGCCGTTGACGCCGAACGCCGCGAAGACTGGCTCCCGCGCGTGCGCAAATTGTTGCCCGACGGCACGGCGACCGTCATCGCGGAGATCAAGCAACGTGGTGATTAATCGCTTACGACGCGTGCCGGGTGTATGGGTCTAGGGCGCATGTGCGCGTGACTGCCACGCGACGGCGCCAAGCGACGGCGTTACTTGGATTTGTCCATCCAGTTGCGTTTGCACCTGACGGCATTTTGCACATTGCCTCAGATGTTCTTCCATTTTGGACCGAGTCGTGGCGTCGACGTTTCCTGTGGCAAGATCGCCGAGCCGATGCACAACCTCGTGGCAAGCGATATCGCCGTAACAATAGTCGACGTCAACCCCCGGCTTAAATTGCGGCGCAGCAGTAGGCCAACTGTACCAGCTGGCGAGCAACACGACGCCCACCATGGCAATCACCGGCGCGGCGGTGCGCAATGTTCGCCGGCGTTGCAATCGCCCTGCCGCCCTTAACAAGACGCCAGGCGGACAGTCTGACCAGGATGATGGACCGGACGATGGTTGCATGGGTTCGTTAACCTCGACTATCTGTGCGGCGATTCGACTTGTGGCGCTCCTTCGCATCACCTGCGACTTGTTTGCGTAGCATTTCCGTGGCGCACAAAATGATTCGACTGCGCCGCTTTCCGACAAGTCCCTCGTCGGTCAGTTCACCCATCATGAGCGTAACCGATTCCCGAGTGCTGCCAATGGCGCTAGCGAGTTCCTGGTGCGACAACCGCAACTCGATGACAACTCCTTCCGGCGTCGGCCGGCCGTAGCGCTCGGCCAGTTCCAACAGAAGTTCGACGAGCCGCTGACGGACTGATCGAAACAGCAGCGACTTGAGACGACGTTCGATCCGCTGCCGCCTGAGCCCAATCAGTTTGGTAATGCCCACGGCGAGACCGGGATTCTCATTCATGATGCGCAACACTTCTTCGCGGGGCAGCGAAACAACTAGCGACGGCGCCATCGCATCCGCCAGCTCGTCGCGAGTCTCGCCGCCGAACATGGCCAACTCGCCGAACAGTTCACCGGGGTCGACATAAGCGAGAATTGCCCTCTTTCCCTCGGGGCTGGTGCTACCGATTCGGATGCGCCCCTCGGCCAAAAGCAGCACGCCGTCGGCGGCGTCGGACGGAAGATAGACGAGCTCGCCGGTACGAAAACGGCGAACACGCGAGCGGGCTTCCAGTCGGCGCAGATCGTCGGCCGAGACAGCTGTGAGCAACGCACAGCTTTTGAGCAACCAATAACGCTCG contains:
- a CDS encoding adenine phosphoribosyltransferase; translated protein: MTLEDHIRSIPDFPKPGIMFRDITPLLASAEALRESIRRLAQHYRESKIDVVAAAEARGFIFAAPLAIELGVGFVPIRKPGKLPFETHAFHYELEYGRDTLEIHIDGVSPGQRVLLVDDLLATGGTIEACCNLIEQAKAIVAGCAFVIELGDLGGAARLKRYELFSLIKY
- a CDS encoding Gfo/Idh/MocA family oxidoreductase, whose product is MPTYPSDTTGSSTRRQFLGTTAKTFAVGALGAAALRSPRAARAFASVNDQITVGAIGVGGRASLLLEQLPESARIVALSDCNVPRAEAFKAKQQGDWPVYQDYRKILDRQDIDAVIVATGEFQRVLPCIKACQAGKDVYAEKPLTLYIKEGRALVDAVRLHKRVLQVGSQQRSMEMNRVACELVRSGGLGKVLEVRAINYGGAEASPAGGLPESPAPEGLDWNMWLNQAAERPFNQDWMGWMRWRDFAGGEMTNWGAHGVDQIQWALGMDDTGPAELRPLSAGPNGQVSMRYPNGVDVNFVIEPGHGPMGGAVFICEKGKLEINRNKFASNPPEIAKELEAKLDVVEEERKWSDSLALWQAKWHMQNWLDCIRSREVPVADVEIGHRSVSVCHLANITRAIGRPLRWDAAKEQFDGDDEANALLDRPRRKGFELPTS
- a CDS encoding Gfo/Idh/MocA family oxidoreductase, which produces MSRSTRRQFLEESMLAAAALAAAGLTPIPLRAQDNSKSANDVIRHAVIGLRNRGRDHLDEFMNIPGVEIAYICDPDAEILAKSKQRVIDKQGRAPEAVADMRKVFDDKTVHTVSIATPNHWHALATIWAIQSGKHVYCEKPVCHNVVEGRRMVEAARHHQRLCQAGTQRRSSGDLRAAAEYLQAGKLGKIKLARSIVYRERETIGKPGAYQPPKQVDYNLWLGPAQDEPLTRPNLHYDWHWYWNTGNGEIANNNIHQVDACRILTGGAGGLGNSVLSIGGRFGFGDAGETPNTQITVHGFDDFAIVQETRNLKTATYRPDLDEGWIVECEHGFVAGTSAFDLDGKLIETFQREGENHFANFIRAVRSGKQEDLNGDILEGHQSTSLCHVANISHRLGQTATPEEIRARLESENARPEFVDAYSRMEQHLHDHGVDLAKTPLSLGARLVLKGESFVDNSHADALLTREYRGEFTLPKIG
- a CDS encoding zf-HC2 domain-containing protein — translated: MQPSSGPSSWSDCPPGVLLRAAGRLQRRRTLRTAAPVIAMVGVVLLASWYSWPTAAPQFKPGVDVDYCYGDIACHEVVHRLGDLATGNVDATTRSKMEEHLRQCAKCRQVQTQLDGQIQVTPSLGAVAWQSRAHAP
- a CDS encoding Crp/Fnr family transcriptional regulator; amino-acid sequence: MSERYWLLKSCALLTAVSADDLRRLEARSRVRRFRTGELVYLPSDAADGVLLLAEGRIRIGSTSPEGKRAILAYVDPGELFGELAMFGGETRDELADAMAPSLVVSLPREEVLRIMNENPGLAVGITKLIGLRRQRIERRLKSLLFRSVRQRLVELLLELAERYGRPTPEGVVIELRLSHQELASAIGSTRESVTLMMGELTDEGLVGKRRSRIILCATEMLRKQVAGDAKERHKSNRRTDSRG